In Myxococcus stipitatus, a single window of DNA contains:
- a CDS encoding VOC family protein, protein MGHRVNWFEIPVVDLDRATRFYEAVLGTTLRVEDFHGARVAVFTRKAAGDVTGALVLASGLRPSLVGSRVYLDAGGDLDGCLGRVARAGGRVLVGRRSLGAHGAYAVLQDTEGNAVALHTYQTGR, encoded by the coding sequence ATGGGTCATCGCGTGAACTGGTTCGAGATTCCCGTCGTGGACCTCGACCGCGCCACCCGCTTCTATGAGGCCGTCCTCGGGACGACGCTGCGGGTGGAGGACTTCCATGGTGCCCGCGTCGCGGTCTTCACCCGCAAGGCGGCCGGGGACGTGACGGGAGCGCTCGTCCTGGCGTCGGGGCTGCGTCCCTCGCTCGTGGGCAGCCGCGTGTACCTGGACGCGGGTGGCGACCTGGACGGCTGTCTGGGGCGCGTCGCGCGCGCCGGAGGCAGGGTGCTGGTGGGGCGCAGGTCGCTGGGCGCCCATGGCGCCTACGCGGTGCTGCAGGACACCGAGGGCAACGCCGTGGCGCTCCACACGTACCAGACGGGGCGGTGA